One window from the genome of Alkalihalobacillus sp. LMS6 encodes:
- a CDS encoding acetyl-CoA carboxylase biotin carboxylase subunit family protein — translation MGNIVLVGTGTHHTKGFLFKTIIHSGYSITLLDHGRAPYNALADYHIFANPKNELLGDSVLDQLEKIHEQDPIIAVLPLAEFSVTLAAQINQHFLLGGLPPSMARLSRDKYAFREALQEKQLRTVAFAAVEQRADAYEFATKHGFPIMIKPRTLSGSVGVFRCNGTEDLEKAFDYLMDHNLEQDCIVEQFVEGPEYSVESVMSNGTFVFASVTDKYKLGQGSFAEVAHISPSAMEREQTLNTIRFVERALKRIGLKNGISHTEIIINENGDPFIVETAFRAGGDQIPDLVYHSYGINLYRLWISSITQRTVEHPLVTKAKASSMMYFFYPQTHAFNGIERIEELRTVETPITLLDYEQYEPQEHLNETPTNNDRAGHVMCTSKNEHAFQQFFSRLQTM, via the coding sequence ATGGGGAACATCGTATTAGTAGGAACAGGCACTCATCATACAAAAGGATTTTTATTTAAAACGATCATTCATTCTGGCTATAGCATCACATTACTCGATCATGGTCGAGCGCCATACAATGCTCTCGCGGACTACCATATTTTTGCTAATCCCAAAAATGAGTTGTTGGGAGACTCTGTTTTAGATCAACTTGAGAAAATCCATGAGCAAGACCCCATCATTGCGGTGTTACCGCTAGCCGAATTTTCCGTCACCCTAGCTGCACAGATCAACCAACATTTTTTATTAGGTGGACTTCCTCCTTCCATGGCTCGTTTAAGTCGCGATAAGTATGCATTTCGTGAAGCGCTACAAGAGAAGCAGCTTCGCACAGTTGCCTTTGCAGCCGTTGAACAACGTGCCGATGCCTATGAGTTTGCAACTAAACACGGCTTCCCAATTATGATTAAACCAAGAACGTTAAGTGGCAGTGTAGGTGTATTTCGCTGCAATGGAACCGAGGATTTAGAAAAAGCGTTTGATTATTTAATGGACCATAATCTTGAACAGGACTGTATCGTAGAACAATTTGTCGAGGGTCCTGAATACAGTGTAGAAAGCGTGATGTCGAATGGTACTTTTGTATTTGCTTCCGTGACGGATAAATACAAACTGGGACAAGGCTCATTTGCGGAAGTTGCTCACATTTCGCCAAGTGCGATGGAACGAGAGCAAACGCTAAACACCATTCGTTTCGTTGAACGAGCGTTGAAACGAATCGGATTAAAGAATGGCATTTCCCACACAGAGATTATTATTAATGAGAATGGCGATCCTTTTATTGTCGAGACTGCATTTCGAGCAGGAGGTGACCAAATCCCAGACCTTGTTTACCACTCGTATGGGATTAACCTTTACCGGCTATGGATTTCTTCCATTACACAGCGAACCGTTGAACATCCGCTTGTAACAAAGGCAAAAGCAAGCTCAATGATGTATTTCTTTTACCCGCAAACCCATGCGTTTAACGGGATTGAACGGATTGAAGAATTACGTACCGTTGAAACACCTATTACGCTACTAGACTACGAACAGTACGAACCGCAAGAGCATCTAAATGAAACGCCCACGAATAATGATCGTGCTGGACATGTCATGTGCACAAGCAAGAACGAGCACGCCTTTCAGCAATTTTTCAGTCGTCTACAAACGATGTAA
- a CDS encoding GHKL domain-containing protein — MPHFITFSLTIVETWFIMLIALQFIRMKIHRNERVFFIISCSFLAATTFILHEIDLHAIRLVIFAFLLTWTIAIKKMIPMYYALVGVLFSIILVLFLEMVIFSVLPVDQEDYYKAGLVRNLAITANILLMGALLVIFRKKQLYFIDIFAFSNVFNGTKKPIATISSVLSLSFLCAIFLFLQIGSYQVNTWYITFILFCFFVFLFKYSINKQIKDMEREMQRTHEEHLKINIMNERKIRHDFIFHLNTIYAMADLGQTKELKEYIEELSSEVRLVYRSLPLEEVSLSNLIINFEQMMNHDAIQLHIKIDDTLKGMPLKPHEITSVFANLLTNAYEHVKKHPHVKQEVELRVYAYDFSYRIEVTNEVAELKVIAYFEEPYVQDASKERGYGLLNVLQTIHSYNGQVFPELNADNQLTIVLIIPRR, encoded by the coding sequence ATGCCTCATTTCATCACGTTTAGTTTAACCATTGTCGAGACATGGTTCATTATGTTAATTGCACTACAATTTATTCGAATGAAGATTCACAGGAATGAGCGCGTTTTTTTTATTATATCGTGTTCATTTTTAGCTGCGACGACATTTATTCTGCACGAAATCGATTTACATGCAATTCGCTTAGTCATATTCGCATTTTTGTTAACATGGACGATTGCGATTAAGAAAATGATACCCATGTATTATGCACTAGTTGGTGTACTTTTTTCGATAATTCTTGTGCTGTTTCTTGAAATGGTTATTTTTTCAGTTCTTCCGGTTGATCAAGAAGACTATTACAAAGCAGGGTTGGTAAGAAATTTGGCAATAACGGCAAACATTTTATTAATGGGTGCCCTGTTGGTTATTTTTAGAAAGAAGCAACTGTATTTTATTGATATTTTCGCATTCTCAAATGTTTTTAACGGTACTAAAAAACCGATCGCAACGATATCGAGTGTATTGAGCCTTTCTTTTTTATGTGCGATTTTCTTGTTTCTCCAGATTGGAAGCTACCAAGTAAACACATGGTACATTACGTTTATCTTATTTTGCTTTTTTGTATTCTTATTTAAGTACTCCATTAATAAGCAAATAAAGGATATGGAGAGAGAAATGCAGCGTACCCATGAGGAACATCTGAAAATTAATATTATGAACGAACGGAAAATCCGGCATGACTTTATTTTTCATTTAAATACAATATACGCAATGGCTGATTTAGGTCAGACAAAGGAATTAAAGGAGTATATTGAAGAGTTAAGCTCAGAAGTACGACTCGTCTATCGGAGTTTGCCATTAGAAGAAGTATCTTTATCAAATTTGATCATCAATTTTGAGCAAATGATGAACCACGATGCCATTCAACTGCATATCAAAATTGACGATACGCTTAAAGGCATGCCGCTCAAACCTCATGAAATTACAAGTGTCTTTGCGAATTTATTAACAAATGCGTATGAACATGTGAAAAAACACCCACATGTAAAACAAGAAGTCGAATTACGTGTGTATGCATATGATTTTTCATATCGAATAGAGGTTACAAATGAAGTAGCCGAATTAAAAGTCATAGCCTATTTTGAAGAGCCTTATGTCCAAGATGCTTCAAAAGAAAGAGGGTATGGATTATTAAATGTACTTCAAACCATTCATTCGTATAACGGGCAAGTGTTTCCTGAACTGAATGCGGACAATCAACTAACGATTGTTCTGATTATACCTAGGAGGTGA
- a CDS encoding accessory gene regulator ArgB-like protein yields MNLLSPRDVSVSLAALIAERIPEYAPKQDEIRYGLEWTFAVIFQISVIVLFSLIVNLFIETMICLFVGIFLRAIGGGAHFASYMKCAIYSIGVIVLIVLAPVYWITISEPILMIIALFSLVAYAVYAPVLHKTKHLFTDKKKRVFKWMTVGFILFLMLVTFVLELSSPTITTIIWLSVFLQAVSLTKPFHHFIAWVDDKTTIRRSGAV; encoded by the coding sequence ATGAACTTACTCTCTCCTCGTGATGTAAGTGTGTCGCTGGCAGCTTTAATTGCTGAACGTATCCCTGAGTATGCGCCTAAACAAGATGAAATACGTTACGGTTTAGAATGGACATTCGCAGTCATTTTTCAGATCTCAGTGATTGTCCTTTTTTCACTTATAGTTAACCTGTTTATTGAAACAATGATCTGTCTATTTGTAGGTATTTTTCTACGTGCCATCGGTGGGGGCGCGCATTTCGCAAGCTACATGAAATGTGCCATCTACAGTATTGGTGTAATTGTGCTGATTGTGCTGGCTCCTGTTTATTGGATAACAATTAGTGAGCCGATTTTGATGATTATTGCTTTGTTTTCTTTAGTGGCATACGCCGTCTATGCGCCCGTCCTTCATAAAACAAAACATTTGTTTACTGATAAAAAGAAACGGGTGTTTAAATGGATGACAGTTGGATTTATTCTCTTTCTTATGCTTGTTACGTTCGTATTGGAGCTTTCTTCTCCAACGATTACGACAATTATTTGGTTATCAGTCTTTCTTCAAGCCGTATCACTAACCAAGCCTTTTCACCATTTCATTGCTTGGGTTGATGATAAAACAACAATAAGAAGGAGTGGGGCAGTATGA
- a CDS encoding AgrD family cyclic lactone autoinducer peptide, translating into MTNFVLKMLAVFGLASSKGTLASVYFSHEPELPESLKAKE; encoded by the coding sequence ATGACAAATTTTGTTTTAAAAATGTTAGCGGTATTTGGTTTAGCAAGTTCTAAGGGGACGTTAGCTTCTGTTTATTTCTCTCATGAACCGGAATTACCAGAGTCCTTAAAAGCAAAGGAGTAA
- a CDS encoding LytTR family DNA-binding domain-containing protein codes for MRLAKPLNIIVVDDDPTMLQWYEAFFNDSKHHLVESLINGHELFDILNENCVDAVLLDIELEETTGLKLARSLAIYHIEIVFVTAHNKYAIDGYEHYPFDFLLKPIDKVRLAQTLDKLAHKKGAEGSTQKIGFKVKEGLHFVEVNDILFIEKYNRKLLIHLEKKDSIQITESLNNIEMKLEKYDFYRIHKSYLIPLARVESLSKDDFMNSFNLVLRGTDTTLQVSKHKINELKEKVMKSSDI; via the coding sequence ATGAGACTTGCCAAGCCGTTAAACATAATTGTAGTAGATGATGATCCCACGATGTTGCAATGGTATGAAGCTTTCTTTAACGATTCTAAACACCATTTAGTTGAATCGTTGATTAACGGCCACGAGTTGTTTGATATCTTAAATGAGAACTGCGTGGATGCAGTTCTCTTAGATATTGAACTAGAGGAAACAACAGGTCTAAAGCTTGCTAGAAGCTTAGCGATCTATCATATTGAAATTGTTTTCGTAACCGCCCACAATAAGTATGCGATCGATGGATATGAACATTATCCATTTGATTTCTTACTAAAGCCGATTGATAAAGTAAGGCTAGCGCAGACATTGGACAAACTTGCTCATAAAAAGGGGGCGGAAGGGTCAACGCAAAAAATCGGATTTAAAGTGAAAGAAGGACTCCATTTCGTTGAAGTGAATGATATTTTATTTATAGAAAAATACAATCGGAAATTATTGATACACTTAGAAAAAAAAGATTCGATTCAAATTACTGAAAGCCTAAATAATATCGAGATGAAGCTAGAGAAATACGACTTTTACCGCATTCACAAATCGTATTTAATTCCATTAGCCCGTGTCGAATCGCTATCAAAAGATGATTTTATGAATTCCTTTAATCTTGTTTTACGAGGAACGGATACAACATTGCAAGTCAGCAAACATAAAATAAATGAACTAAAAGAAAAAGTTATGAAGTCGTCTGATATATAA
- a CDS encoding TIGR04104 family putative zinc finger protein, translated as MNLPSCWYCNHSYSYKEAYACSFGRSKCPACKEKQYQTKNSFITMGIPIVLILLIPQFVIQVFASLSFTAHVGAVLILFIPLTLVLPFFYQFTNEDRRFD; from the coding sequence TTGAATTTACCAAGCTGTTGGTATTGCAACCATTCATATTCTTACAAAGAAGCGTATGCTTGCTCGTTCGGTCGTTCAAAATGCCCAGCATGTAAAGAAAAGCAATACCAAACGAAAAATAGTTTTATTACAATGGGTATACCGATCGTACTAATTTTGTTGATTCCGCAGTTTGTCATTCAAGTGTTTGCTTCACTTTCATTTACAGCTCATGTTGGCGCTGTTTTAATCCTGTTCATTCCACTTACATTGGTGCTGCCGTTTTTTTATCAATTTACAAATGAAGACAGGAGATTCGATTAA
- a CDS encoding DUF3977 family protein → MKYLECGIGNRWLLRTEVEHKDGTEVEYRGWQGPIVCQSFYIRVWVGRAVYIIDLREGFKKQSKKQRRFKCVVGIVSQ, encoded by the coding sequence TTGAAATACTTGGAGTGTGGGATTGGCAATCGCTGGTTGTTGCGGACTGAAGTTGAACATAAAGATGGAACGGAAGTTGAGTACCGTGGATGGCAGGGACCGATTGTATGTCAATCCTTCTATATTAGAGTCTGGGTTGGGCGAGCTGTTTACATCATAGATCTTAGAGAAGGATTTAAGAAGCAGTCGAAGAAACAGCGAAGATTTAAATGTGTTGTAGGGATCGTGAGTCAGTGA
- a CDS encoding tetratricopeptide repeat protein — MSDSIRSEVVGAKIVEWYSCIIARSIDQSILLQVEIKDMLKKMEQSDQILAYYALVEYRFDMMMNQTTDKEAGDAMLKNVDPVVRSSMDNLLHYFYYFISGQHEFMQDHYRSAIKLFRKAERLLEYVNDDAEEAEFHYYMGSALQRINQYVFASSYLEDAIVTYKRLQYTEKVIFCYNIMAGLFSETENYEKANDILQENLIHAKNYPLAEIIVLRMLGINEYRYKNYSAAKQYYENVLENIGTEPHPLAAKTKYNLAQTLFKMSETTDATALLEEGLTEARQFDLVEFISNCYILKGLYVDNDLDLIDQSLHTLKKHNLYFEAEEIADELAVYFEEQNRLELSIKYLREAYSSKKNLLKLGVD, encoded by the coding sequence ATGTCGGATTCTATCCGTTCAGAAGTTGTGGGCGCGAAAATTGTAGAGTGGTATAGCTGTATCATCGCTCGTTCCATTGATCAATCCATTCTTCTACAAGTTGAAATTAAAGACATGCTTAAGAAAATGGAACAAAGTGATCAAATTCTTGCTTACTATGCCCTCGTCGAATACCGCTTTGACATGATGATGAACCAAACAACCGATAAAGAAGCAGGCGACGCAATGCTTAAAAACGTTGATCCTGTCGTAAGAAGTTCGATGGACAATCTCCTACATTATTTTTATTATTTCATTAGCGGACAACATGAGTTCATGCAAGATCATTATCGTAGTGCGATTAAACTGTTTCGTAAAGCAGAACGATTACTAGAATATGTAAACGACGACGCAGAAGAAGCAGAGTTCCATTACTATATGGGATCTGCGCTCCAACGTATAAATCAATATGTTTTTGCCAGTTCATACTTAGAAGATGCGATTGTTACGTACAAACGTCTCCAATACACCGAGAAAGTAATCTTTTGTTATAACATCATGGCAGGTTTATTCTCCGAAACGGAAAACTATGAAAAAGCAAATGATATCTTACAAGAAAATCTCATTCATGCAAAGAACTACCCTCTTGCTGAAATCATTGTTCTCCGGATGCTCGGTATCAATGAATACCGCTATAAAAATTATTCAGCTGCAAAACAATATTATGAAAATGTTTTAGAGAATATCGGGACGGAGCCACACCCACTTGCCGCTAAAACAAAGTATAATCTAGCACAAACGTTATTTAAAATGAGCGAAACGACAGACGCCACCGCACTCTTAGAAGAGGGCTTAACAGAAGCAAGACAGTTTGACCTAGTTGAATTTATTTCGAATTGCTACATACTAAAAGGGTTATATGTAGACAATGACCTTGATCTTATTGATCAATCTCTTCATACACTAAAAAAGCATAATCTTTATTTTGAAGCAGAAGAAATAGCGGATGAATTGGCAGTTTACTTTGAAGAACAAAATCGATTGGAACTGTCCATAAAATATTTACGTGAAGCGTATTCATCGAAGAAAAACCTTCTTAAATTAGGAGTGGATTAA
- a CDS encoding cytidine deaminase, with the protein MKVKPLTKEDIKLIEAAEQVIERNYRYGKHHIGAAVRTTSGTIYSAVHLEANIGRIAVCGEAMALGKAISEGDHSFSTMVAVAHPHPHEEMDQCWVVAPCGMCRELISDYGKNVDVILPYKGETVKVNVLELLPEKY; encoded by the coding sequence ATGAAGGTAAAGCCTCTAACAAAAGAGGATATAAAATTGATTGAAGCAGCTGAACAAGTGATCGAGCGAAACTATCGCTACGGCAAGCATCACATTGGCGCGGCGGTTCGAACAACGTCTGGTACGATCTATTCGGCTGTTCATTTAGAAGCCAATATTGGCAGAATTGCTGTATGTGGAGAGGCAATGGCTTTAGGGAAAGCAATCTCTGAGGGGGATCATTCGTTTTCGACTATGGTAGCAGTCGCACACCCGCATCCACATGAAGAGATGGACCAATGCTGGGTGGTGGCTCCTTGTGGAATGTGTCGGGAATTAATTAGCGATTACGGAAAAAATGTGGACGTCATCTTGCCCTATAAAGGGGAAACCGTCAAAGTGAATGTGCTCGAGTTGCTACCTGAGAAATATTGA
- a CDS encoding CitMHS family transporter: MLSIIGISIILITVALLIWGKASPIVAMIIVPLVGAFVAGFGPSDITSFFEIGIDRVLDVAIMFIFAILFFGVLQDTGFFEPIIRGMVRLTKGNVVTVAVGTAAIGTIAHLDGAGATTFLLTIPALLPLYKRLGMSPYLLVMLVGISAGIMNMVPWAGPTGRVASVIGGDPVDIWVPLIPMQLIGIILVLTLGFVLGLREKKRIQKTAHSEAAATTMTDADLNEALESISNSGDPKLKRYHLIWANAILFILLLIVLIWNPLPSAYIFMIGLVLALMINYPNVQTQMDLIKAHSPSALLMAAVILSAGTFLGVLDGSGMLESIAVDSIAILPAAVLPVLHIIVGMFGVPFDIITSTDAYYFALMPIVESITSEVGVVSASSAYAMMIGNVVGTFVSPLAPAVWLAVGLAGIDMGKYIRYSFFWFWGFSIVMVLTAVLIGVV; the protein is encoded by the coding sequence TTGTTAAGCATTATTGGAATTTCCATTATACTTATTACTGTTGCTTTGCTTATATGGGGAAAAGCAAGTCCTATCGTTGCAATGATTATTGTTCCATTAGTCGGGGCCTTCGTTGCTGGTTTTGGTCCAAGTGATATTACGAGTTTCTTTGAAATTGGGATTGATCGTGTATTAGATGTCGCGATTATGTTTATCTTTGCGATACTATTTTTTGGCGTGTTGCAAGACACTGGCTTTTTTGAACCGATTATTCGTGGCATGGTTCGTCTTACAAAAGGAAATGTTGTAACTGTGGCAGTTGGTACAGCTGCTATCGGAACAATTGCTCATTTAGACGGCGCTGGCGCGACAACGTTTCTGTTAACGATTCCTGCTCTTCTTCCTTTGTACAAGCGTCTTGGCATGAGTCCTTACTTACTTGTCATGCTTGTTGGGATTAGTGCTGGAATTATGAATATGGTTCCTTGGGCGGGTCCAACTGGTCGAGTCGCTAGTGTCATTGGTGGCGACCCCGTCGATATTTGGGTCCCACTTATCCCAATGCAGTTAATTGGGATCATCCTTGTATTAACTCTAGGCTTTGTTCTAGGACTAAGAGAGAAGAAGCGTATTCAAAAAACAGCTCACTCTGAAGCTGCTGCGACAACGATGACTGATGCTGATTTAAATGAAGCGCTAGAATCGATTAGTAACTCTGGTGATCCGAAATTAAAGCGTTACCATCTTATCTGGGCAAATGCGATTCTGTTTATCTTATTGCTCATCGTCTTGATTTGGAACCCGCTTCCATCTGCTTATATATTTATGATTGGTCTTGTATTAGCCCTTATGATCAACTATCCCAATGTACAAACGCAGATGGATCTAATTAAAGCACACTCACCTAGTGCCTTGCTTATGGCTGCGGTTATTTTATCAGCAGGAACTTTTCTTGGTGTGCTAGATGGCTCTGGAATGTTAGAATCGATTGCTGTTGATAGTATTGCGATCTTACCAGCAGCTGTGTTACCTGTGTTACATATCATTGTTGGTATGTTCGGTGTTCCGTTCGACATTATTACAAGTACCGATGCCTATTACTTCGCCCTCATGCCGATTGTGGAAAGTATTACATCTGAAGTTGGTGTAGTAAGTGCTTCCTCTGCTTACGCCATGATGATTGGGAATGTGGTCGGTACGTTCGTCAGTCCTCTAGCACCTGCTGTTTGGTTAGCAGTTGGCCTTGCTGGAATCGACATGGGGAAATACATTCGCTATTCTTTCTTCTGGTTCTGGGGTTTCAGTATTGTCATGGTCCTTACTGCCGTTTTGATTGGCGTTGTATAG
- a CDS encoding DASS family sodium-coupled anion symporter: MEAKKAIDPESHHTKQYTTRNLVGLILGPLLFALVYFLIPESALSHEPKIVLGVTLLVATYWVTEPIHMAATALLPLVLFPAFNGVEIGSIAPAYGSSVIFMYGGGFVIALAIQKWNLHRRIALNIIKMIGTRSNRIILGILIATAAISMFVSNAATALMMLPVAIALINEIKDKQILKGQNFEFFSKGILLAVAYAATIGGLATLVAAVPNALLAGIASSQLDRTVTFAEWLLFAGPVALILLIVVYFYLTKIQFKVNSNNEDSESTMAFIKDEIKKLGAFTADEKKVAIVFSITVLLWTLSPFISAIGFIPENIGNFFDQLDDATISVFGALLLFFLPSSKKGVRILEWTDMKELPWGILILFGGGMSIAAAFGESGLNESIGDVLQTLQGMEYIFVLLLLVVFVLGITEVLSNTAVSNLILPLTVGLGIALGIDPLLLMAAAALAAGSCYMLPVATPPNTAVFSAGYLSVGDMAKAGVWLNIVSIIVITGAVYFWMPIVFGL, encoded by the coding sequence ATGGAGGCAAAAAAAGCAATAGATCCAGAGTCACATCATACTAAACAATACACAACCCGAAATTTAGTTGGACTTATCTTAGGGCCCCTACTTTTTGCCTTAGTTTATTTCCTTATTCCTGAAAGCGCTTTATCTCACGAACCGAAGATCGTCCTTGGTGTAACACTTTTGGTTGCTACATATTGGGTAACAGAACCTATTCATATGGCAGCTACTGCCTTGCTACCGCTTGTTCTATTTCCTGCCTTTAACGGAGTTGAGATCGGATCAATTGCACCAGCGTATGGAAGTTCCGTTATTTTTATGTACGGTGGTGGCTTTGTCATTGCACTGGCCATCCAAAAGTGGAATCTACATAGAAGAATTGCATTAAACATCATCAAAATGATTGGAACGCGAAGTAACCGAATTATTCTTGGCATTCTCATTGCGACCGCGGCGATTTCTATGTTCGTATCCAATGCTGCTACCGCTTTGATGATGTTACCTGTTGCCATTGCACTAATCAATGAAATAAAAGATAAACAAATATTGAAAGGGCAAAATTTCGAGTTTTTCTCAAAAGGTATATTACTTGCGGTGGCGTATGCAGCCACAATTGGTGGACTCGCAACACTCGTTGCAGCCGTTCCAAACGCATTGTTGGCAGGCATTGCCTCTTCCCAGCTTGATCGTACTGTAACGTTTGCTGAATGGCTGTTATTTGCAGGTCCAGTAGCCCTTATATTACTGATTGTTGTCTACTTCTATTTAACGAAGATTCAATTTAAGGTTAATTCCAATAATGAAGATTCAGAAAGTACAATGGCTTTTATTAAAGATGAAATCAAGAAGCTCGGTGCCTTCACAGCAGACGAGAAAAAAGTTGCCATCGTGTTCTCCATTACTGTCTTGCTGTGGACATTGTCTCCATTTATTTCAGCAATCGGATTTATTCCTGAAAATATCGGAAACTTCTTTGATCAATTAGATGATGCCACGATTTCCGTATTTGGCGCTTTGTTACTCTTCTTTCTTCCTAGTTCCAAAAAAGGTGTACGTATACTTGAATGGACTGACATGAAAGAGCTTCCTTGGGGAATCCTCATTTTATTCGGTGGAGGTATGTCGATAGCAGCAGCGTTCGGGGAATCTGGATTAAATGAATCGATTGGAGATGTTCTTCAAACACTTCAAGGTATGGAATACATTTTTGTCTTATTGCTTTTAGTCGTGTTTGTACTCGGCATTACAGAGGTTCTTTCCAATACGGCGGTTTCCAATTTAATTCTTCCACTCACTGTCGGGCTTGGTATTGCCCTCGGCATTGATCCACTGCTTCTTATGGCTGCCGCGGCCCTTGCAGCAGGTTCATGCTACATGCTGCCAGTTGCAACACCTCCAAATACCGCCGTATTTAGCGCAGGCTACCTCTCAGTCGGCGATATGGCCAAGGCTGGTGTATGGTTAAACATCGTCTCCATCATTGTTATTACCGGAGCCGTTTACTTCTGGATGCCAATCGTATTTGGATTATAA
- a CDS encoding Cof-type HAD-IIB family hydrolase, producing MKYKVVFFDVDGTLTDHQTGEISASTRRAIRSLQRKQILVVAATGRPLSMCNELRDLGITTFITANGGLVTHHDEVIYHTSMSEKIVQAIETFAWEHQHALSFYSQGFHMNGVKNEAVHLALKETLSLTTYPSIRPIHAKDPIHLLCLFADEATEHLYKAAFPTLHFRRWHPYILNVLEENIDKALALKSVLRYFNMDQSQAVAFGDGHNDIDMLSFASIGVAMENGSEKLKQIANYVTKPASENGIELALKHFHLIE from the coding sequence ATGAAGTATAAGGTCGTCTTTTTTGATGTGGATGGAACACTTACCGATCATCAAACGGGGGAAATTTCAGCGTCGACACGAAGAGCCATACGCTCGTTACAACGTAAACAGATTCTTGTTGTTGCCGCAACGGGAAGACCCTTATCGATGTGTAATGAATTAAGAGATTTAGGTATCACAACGTTTATTACCGCCAATGGTGGGCTTGTCACCCACCATGATGAAGTCATTTATCACACGAGTATGAGCGAAAAAATCGTTCAGGCGATCGAGACATTTGCATGGGAGCACCAGCACGCTTTATCCTTTTACAGCCAAGGCTTCCACATGAACGGCGTCAAAAATGAAGCAGTCCATCTAGCTTTAAAAGAGACGTTATCTCTTACAACTTACCCATCAATAAGACCGATTCATGCAAAGGATCCAATTCACTTACTATGTCTATTTGCAGACGAAGCAACTGAACACTTGTATAAAGCGGCATTCCCCACCCTCCATTTTCGACGCTGGCACCCATATATTTTAAATGTGTTAGAAGAAAACATAGACAAAGCATTGGCGCTTAAAAGTGTATTGCGTTATTTTAACATGGATCAATCACAAGCCGTTGCCTTTGGTGATGGCCATAATGACATTGATATGCTGTCTTTTGCATCAATTGGGGTCGCCATGGAAAACGGTTCAGAAAAACTAAAACAAATTGCTAATTACGTAACAAAACCAGCGTCAGAAAACGGAATTGAGCTAGCGTTAAAGCATTTTCACCTTATTGAATAA
- a CDS encoding phosphotransferase family protein has protein sequence MNEHQWKQMLQQIDPSLTINVLTVNDTGWDHTIVTVNNDTIYRFPKQPDSEDFLHKEWSFVQAIQRTNSSLPIPKVSTMYADHSIKALTYPLIEGHSLRTVENTITLSKHDCRKLGQFLSVIHGINPSELECFEHLHTLTFWSDLYSSLHTKVFPFLDANVTIHIDHVFQDFLNQFDTTYNIDQNVPIHGDLTTSNMIYNLEDKKLAGIIDFTDAQLGDPAFDFAGLYWTYGSNLVKQVLSHYQTTLSKEDMIYRIEHFYGLQPLIHQLLHLQKHHRFDEAQRAIERFLELRDRSFL, from the coding sequence ATGAATGAACATCAATGGAAACAAATGTTACAGCAAATCGATCCTTCATTAACAATTAACGTTCTTACCGTAAATGACACCGGCTGGGATCATACCATCGTTACCGTAAATAATGACACCATTTATCGCTTTCCAAAACAACCAGATAGTGAAGACTTCTTGCATAAAGAATGGTCATTTGTTCAAGCTATCCAACGGACCAACTCTTCTCTACCTATTCCAAAAGTATCTACTATGTACGCTGATCATTCGATTAAGGCGCTCACCTATCCCCTGATAGAAGGTCATTCATTACGTACAGTAGAGAACACAATCACACTTTCCAAACACGATTGTAGAAAGTTGGGACAATTTTTATCAGTCATACACGGGATAAACCCTTCTGAACTTGAATGTTTTGAGCATCTTCACACCTTGACGTTTTGGAGCGATCTTTACTCATCCTTACATACGAAAGTCTTTCCATTTTTAGATGCTAACGTAACGATTCACATTGATCATGTTTTTCAAGATTTTTTGAATCAATTCGATACCACATACAATATTGATCAAAACGTCCCGATCCACGGTGATTTAACGACATCCAATATGATTTACAATCTAGAAGATAAAAAACTCGCTGGAATTATTGATTTTACAGACGCACAGTTAGGAGATCCAGCTTTTGATTTTGCTGGTTTGTACTGGACTTATGGCTCTAACCTTGTCAAACAAGTATTGAGTCATTATCAAACCACTCTGTCTAAAGAAGACATGATTTATAGAATTGAGCACTTTTATGGCTTACAACCGTTGATTCATCAACTTCTTCATCTCCAAAAACATCACCGATTCGATGAGGCACAACGAGCTATTGAACGATTTTTAGAATTAAGAGATAGGAGTTTTTTATGA